The genome window tgcctcaaataaactctcattttagtgagtctcacattttctccagaagctttgaatgagatcctgagacgaagacagaagaaaatacttcactgttgaaaaaaaacaaatatttttattgattatgtaaagcttcagattgttcacatgtccaatcagtaaagtctgttaaatgactcttgttcaatgatttcatgttcagattcacttcatccacacaatcagttagtttaacccagaatgtcacctatgtacaagaacataataaatgattattatcatgataattacagtttgattgtacatttctatatgaatttacaaagtgatgagaacaaaatatctatgatgaaggaatttctgctgttttctctgtttaagacaCTGAAGttggaagagaaacaacagattcatgtttgtattgatgtatttgtatgctaacatttagaataaagagaagtttatattttcatctgcagaaATGTCAGTGAAGATAAAAGACGTCATCATGAGCAGCGATAGCCTCcatggaaaaacatttaaaaaaaccctCAATCTTAAAATgtccagatatttttctcacacCTTTTGTCAagaaatcaacagaaaataaagtgttgataatcccagtttgattgagctctcagaaacaatggagacaaaaaaatgaaaaattacatcacagaatctgacacatgaagtctgaaatgacttctgtctatttgagtttacagaACTCAGCTGTGTCTCCATTAAAATGATCAAGCCGAAGTCCAGCGtggagaggctgagtgaatgtggtctggactctgtggaggagagtcatggtttcagagacatTGTAGAAGGACAAAATACCGGCTCTGTGATCCAAGTACACTCCTATTCTGTAGGACTGAGGAGGTGAGACTGGAGTAAAGACATCGTTAAACCAAAATGAAGAACTGGTAGTGTCACAATATAACATCCAAGATTTGTCATTACGCCCAAACAGACATTCATAGGactctcctgctctgctgatattcttgtatgcgactgctacacGAACTTCTTTCCCtttccactccacctcccagtaacaacgtccattcagactctctctactcaggacctgacgCCAAtgagtgaatctgtctgggtgactagGATAGGACTGTTGATGTCTAACTCGTTTTGCATTTCTGTTCCCTTCAGTTAAtaacaactgtgtgtgtgctgtgtttggatccagagtgatttcacatgaatattttaagaactcagctctggtctCGGGTTCTGTTTTTGAATCTGGAAGTAAAACttccacttcagtcactgccagtgagatgtttgtccatttctccctcaggatgtcctgtagttgatctctgagctctgacacagctgctgtcacatcctcaaagtatctcagaggacggatattgatgctggatgagtttgtagatgcactgagttgtgacagtgaggggtagttgagtagaaactggttgttatcctctgtgtgtgagaactgCTTCAattcagcgtctttcctcttcagctcagtgatctcctgctccagcttctcctgaagctctttgactcgactcacttcattttcctgctgggatctgatctgctgcttcacatcagagcttcttttctgga of Thunnus thynnus chromosome 12, fThuThy2.1, whole genome shotgun sequence contains these proteins:
- the LOC137194783 gene encoding tripartite motif-containing protein 16-like, with the translated sequence MEQKGGQLEQVSFSLLCSICLDLLKDPVTIPCRHSYCMSCIKTHWDEEDQRKIYSCPQCRQTFTPRPVPVKNTMLAALVEQLKKTGLQAAPADHCFAGPEDVACDVCTGRKRKALKSCLTCPASYCENHLQPHYDAPPLKKHKLVSPLEKLQENICSRHDEVMMMFCRTDQQSICYLCPVDEHKGHDTVSAAAERTEKQKELEVSRQQIQQRIQDREKDVKLLQQEVETISRSADKSVEDSEKIFTELIRLIQKRSSDVKQQIRSQQENEVSRVKELQEKLEQEITELKRKDAELKQFSHTEDNNQFLLNYPSLSQLSASTNSSSINIRPLRYFEDVTAAVSELRDQLQDILREKWTNISLAVTEVEVLLPDSKTEPETRAEFLKYSCEITLDPNTAHTQLLLTEGNRNAKRVRHQQSYPSHPDRFTHWRQVLSRESLNGRCYWEVEWKGKEVRVAVAYKNISRAGESYECLFGRNDKSWMLYCDTTSSSFWFNDVFTPVSPPQSYRIGVYLDHRAGILSFYNVSETMTLLHRVQTTFTQPLHAGLRLDHFNGDTAEFCKLK